A window from Salvelinus sp. IW2-2015 linkage group LG5, ASM291031v2, whole genome shotgun sequence encodes these proteins:
- the si:dkey-251i10.3 gene encoding U3 small nucleolar RNA-associated protein 14 homolog A, with protein sequence MAKSKATRKSGETMKMTSSREMVVQGMDDEDDEELQRALADDIISASEDEGGSDDERKHCKLLEAISSLGGKKRKKLTERSEASIQVSEFTVNAEGEGDKINLSDLIGTLDKTPSALIKTKKQLKNLQHNQSTLETPLTRKETEKIQREVAFEKTSKEVSRWQSVVLQNQKAEQLVFPLNQEPSGPKRIEQVVAGWKAQTPLEQEIFSLLRMNKQPLHDPVLTPTEEASLRAMSLEEAKIRRAELQKTRVLQSYYEAKAKREKKIKSKKYHRVQKKVMRKEYLKQFDEMVKTDPAAALEELKKMELSRMKERMSLKHQNSGKWAKSKAIMAKYDDGARKAMQIQLEVNKDLTQKLVIPADEDEEDEEDEEESAETLPDFVNDVEPILDQVNPWMRGKLSTEPMMQEESNRLDPPVWPREVGKPGEGWDDQEEDEEQMEETEEESLLRGFEERRKLRQTEDVEVAPMSMEENDDEKKAEILDISDDDEEAVEISDGEEAVEISDGEEAVEISDDEEAGLSNFTSLFHGLVKNHMEPPADQPKASPGAGQEESPALLEEGLVRVRTLEDVELLSQDISASDTALLTTQTPGTEETDTQSATQQADKKRKRKKMIDPNEVLTKEAKVIEMPLAPTAIEDVEDKEEQRIIIKEAFAGDDVISDFLKDKRKQEEAGRPKVIDLTLPGWGEWGGLGLQPSRSKRKRFRVKVAPPPPRQDQKLPNIIIAEKRDSSIAAHQVCQLPFPFENPTQFERTIRSPVGHTWNTQNTVQKITAPKVVTQLGAIIEPIAREDLIKNNRQAVTRPSINLESDQGPQKKRCSQQKKKHKRKRN encoded by the exons ATGGCCAAGTCAAAAGCTACACGAAAGAGTGGAGAAACTATGAAGATGACAAG TTCCCGTGAGATGGTGGTCCAGGGGATGGATGACGAGGATGATGAGGAGCTTCAACGGGCACTGGCAGATGACATCATTAGTGCTAGTGAGGATGAG GGAGGCAGTGATGATGAGAGGAAACACTGCAAGCTGCTGGAGGCCATCAGCTCGCTTGGGGGGAAGAAGAG GAAGAAGCTTACTGAACGGTCTGAAGCAAGCATTCAGGTGTCAGAATTCACAGTCAATGCTGAAG GTGAAGGAGACAAAATAAATTTGTCTGACCTCATTGGAACCTTGGATAAGACCCCCAGTGCCTTAATCAAGACGAAGAAGCAGCTGAAGAACCTTCAACACAACCAGAGCACCCTGGAGACGCCCCTGACCAGGAAGGAGACAGAAAAG ATCCAAAGAGAAGTGGCTTTTGAGAAAACGTCAAAAGAGGTGTCTCGCTGGCAGAGTGTGGTCCTACAGAACCAGAAGGCAGAGCAGCTGGTCTTCCCACTGAACCAGGAGCCCTCTGGCCCCAAACGCATAGAGCAGGTGGTGGCTGGATGGAAG GCCCAAACCCCCCTAGAACAGGAGATATTCAGCCTCCTACGCATGAACAAGCAGCCTCTCCATGACCCTGTCTTGACGCCCACTGAGGAGGCTTCTCTCAGGGCCATGAGTCTGGAGGAG gCCAAGATCCGTCGGGCAGAACTCCAAAAAACCAGAGTACTACAGTCTTATTATGAAGCGAAAgccaaaagggaaaaaaaaataaaaagcaaaaa ATACCACAGGGTACAGAAGAAAGTGATGCGTAAGGAGtatctaaaacagtttgatgaaaTGGTTAAGACAGACCCTGCTGCTGCCTTGGAGGAACTGAAGAAGATGGAACTGTCAAGAATGAAG GAACGAATGTCTCTGAAGCACCAGAACAGTGGCAAATGGGCCAAGTCCAAGGCCATCATGGCAAAATATGATGATGGG GCTCGAAAAGCCATGCAAATACAGCTGGAAGTGAACAAAGATCTGACCCAGAAGTTGGTAATCCCTGCTGACGaagatgaggaagatgaggaggatgaagaggagtcaGCAGAGACCTTGCCAGACTTTGTGAATGACGTAGAGCCCATActggaccaggtgaatccatggaTGAGAGGCAAGCTTTCTACAGAGCCTATGATGCAGGAGGAAAGCAACCGTTTAGATCCTCCTGTTTGGCCCAGAGAAGTGGGGAAACCAGGGGAAGGATGGGACGaccaagaggaggatgaggagcagATGGAGGAAACTGAAGAAGAATCACTTTTAAGAGGGTTTGAGGAGAGGCGGAAATTGCGTCAAACTGAAGATGTTGAGGTTGCACCTATGTCTATGGAGGAGAATGACG ATGAGAAGAAAGCTGAGATTTTAGACATCTCTGACGATGATGAAGAGGCTGTAGAGATTTCAGATGGTGAAGAGGCTGTAGAGATTTCAGATGGTGAAGAGGCTGTAGAGATCTCTGATGATGAGGAGGCTGGGCTCTCAAATTTCACCAGCCTGTTCCATGGGCTAGTGAAGAACCACATGGAGCCTCCAGCTGACCAGCCCAAGGCAAGCCCAGGTGCAGGCCAGGAGGAGAGCCCTGCCCTGCTGGAGGAGGGCCTGGTGCGGGTTAGGACCCTGGAGGATGTGGAGCTGCTCAGTCAGGACATCTCTGCCAGTGACACAGCACTTCTGACCACCCAGACTCCGGGCACAGAGGAAACAGACACTCAGTCTGCAActcaacaggcagacaaaaagagaaagagaaagaaaatgattGATCCCAATGAGGTTCTGAccaaggaagcaaaggtcatCGAAATGCCGTTGGCTCCAACAGCTATCGAGGATGTTGAG GACAAGGAGGAACAGAGGATCATCATTAAAGAGGCCTTTGCAGGGGATGATGTCATCTCCGACTTCCTGAAGGACAAAAGGAAACAGGAGGAGGCAGGAAGGCCGAAGGTTATTGACCTGACGTTGCCTGGATGGGGAGAGTGGGGGGGCCTCGGTCTCCAACCTTCTCGTAGCAAACGCAAGAG ATTCCGGGTAAAAGTTGCTCCACCTCCACCAAGGCAAGACCAAAAGCTCCCTAACATCATAATCGCAGAGAAGCGGGATTCCTCCATTGCTGCACACCAG GTGTGTCAGTTACCGTTCCCATTTGAGAACCCCACACAGTTCGAGCGCACCATCCGTTCTCCTGTTGGCCACACCTGGAACACCCAAAACACAGTGCAGAAGATCACAGCGCCAAAGGTCGTCACCCAGTTAGGTGCCATCATTGAGCCAATTGCTCGGGAGGACTTAATAAAGAACAACAGACAGGCAGTCACAAGGCCCAGTATTAACCTGGAGTCAGACCAAGGCCCTCAGAAGAAAAGATGCTCCCAGCAAAAGAAGAAACACAAACGCAAAAGAAACTGA
- the si:dkey-251i10.2 gene encoding putative defense protein Hdd11, which yields MELLMFSLVLLQGISPCFGFPNGAPTSACDDMVPRHTGVQPQPTPAPYTILTSTRTLQTGQPITVTITGTNYRGVLLEARSAASTSTNALGSWQLPPPDTKFLQCSGNKEGAITHANTNLKDDTTVFTWIPPNNTNTIYFMATVAQQRTVYWLNIRSGTLIKGSEGIGLATGGNPGMASKGFLLLLAPCMLVSQMLPR from the exons ATGGAGCTGTTGATGTTTAGTCTGGTCCTTCTACAAGGGATCTCTCCCTGCTTTGGCTTTCCCAACGGTGCACCCACCTCCGCCTGTGATGACATGGTTCCTCGCCACACTGGGGTGCAGCCACAGCCAACCCCAGCACCCTACACCATCCTCACCAGCACCAGGACCCTTCAGACTGGCCAGCCCATTACAG TGACCATAACTGGAACAAACTACAGAGGCGTGCTTCTGGAGGCCCGATCGGCAGCCAGCACTAGCACTAATGCTTTAGGAAGTTGGCAACTTCCTCCTCCAGATACCAAATTCCTGCAG TGCTCAGGAAATAAAGAAGGTGCCATCACCCATGCCAATACTAACTTGAAAGACGACACTACTGTTTTTACCTGGATACCACCCAACAACACCAACACTATCTACTTCAT GGCCACTGTAGCCCAACAGCGCACTGTCTACTGGTTGAATATCAGGTCAGGAACTTTGATCAAAG GATCAGAGGGCATTGGTCTGGCTACAGGTGGAAATCCAGGGATGGCCAGTAAAGGATTTCTGCTGCTCCTTGCCCCATGTATGCTGGTGTCACAGATGCTCCCAAGATAG
- the si:dkey-251i10.1 gene encoding ADP/ATP translocase 2 — protein MNETAVSFAKDFLAGGISAAISKTAVAPIERVKLLLQVQHASKQISKEMQYKGIIDCVTRIPKEQGFLAFWRGNLANVIRYFPTQALNFAFKDKYKSVFLDGVDKRKQFWRYFAGNLASGGAAGATSLCFVYPLDFARTRLGADVGKAGAREYNGLADCLAKTFRSDGMRGLYQGFAVSVQGIIIYRASYFGIYDTAKGMLPDSKNTSILVSWAIAQSVTAVAGLTSYPFDTVRRRMMMQSGRKGADIMYSGTMDCWKKIARDEGGKAFFKGAWSNVLRGMGGAFVLVLYDELKKVL, from the exons ATGAACGAGACCGCAGTTTCATTTGCCAAGGATTTCTTGGCTGGTGGCATCTCTGCTGCCATCTCCAAAACGGCGGTTGCTCCCATCGAGAGAGTCAAGCTTCTCCTTCAG GTCCAACATGCCAGCAAGCAGATCAGCAAAGAAATGCAGTACAAGGGTATCATAGATTGTGTTACCCGCATTCCAAAGGAGCAGGGCTTCCTTGCCTTCTGGAGAGGTAACCTGGCTAATGTCATCAGATACTTCCCCACCCAGGCCCTCAACTTTGCTTTCAAAGACAAGTACAAGAGTGTCTTCCTTGACGGTGTAGACAAGCGAAAGCAGTTCTGGAGGTACTTCGCTGGCAACCTGGCCTCTGGTGGTGCTGCAGGAGCCACCTCCCTTTGCTTTGTCTACCCTCTTGATTTCGCCAGAACTCGTCTGGGAGCTGATGTCGGAAAGGCTGGTGCGAGGGAGTACAACGGTCTGGCAGATTGCTTGGCGAAGACGTTCAGGTCTGACGGTATGAGGGGTCTGTACCAGGGCTTCGCAGTGTCTGTCCAGGGCATCATCATCTACAGAGCTTCATACTTCGGAATTTATGACACTGCTAAAG GTATGCTGCCAGACTCCAAGAACACTTCCATCTTAGTGAGCTGGGCAATCGCTCAGTCTGTAACTGCTGTGGCCGGCCTGACCTCCTACCCCTTCGACACTGTCCGTCGTCGTATGATGATGCAGTCTGGCCGTAAAGGAG CTGATATCATGTACTCTGGTACCATGGACTGCTGGAAGAAGATTGCTCGTGATGAGGGTGGCAAGGCCTTCTTCAAGGGAGCCTGGTCCAATGTTCTCAGAGGCATGGGTGGTGCCTTTGTGCTGGTCTTGTACGATGAGCTAAAGAAAGTcctttaa